In one Zobellia galactanivorans genomic region, the following are encoded:
- a CDS encoding hybrid sensor histidine kinase/response regulator transcription factor has protein sequence MSKNFYAIWILLFLTRFPIVFAQTLEKESALDFISITTEDGLSQNTIYSILKDRTGYLWFGTDDGLSRYNSYHVDIFKKSTSPLKGRKVYDMLEDTEGNIWLATDNGLKRYDPYLETIIEHELTGISDSRPHVNVLAFENDSLMWLGTTEGLLLYHLKRGILKTYKHDSNNKTSLSNSDVRSLAKDNDNLWVGTQNGLNFLDVKTEKFTKYFGAPKKPDSLSGSHIKSLSLDHQGGLWIGTERQGISYFNKQKVRFENFNTKNSLLPHNEIRDIFYTPDGHLWIATNGGGLSKMDTENRSFTNYQHLPDHTSGLVTNSIYSVYEDREGVLWVGTYAGGVCFNSAKNDKFELIKHLTYNSNSISDSRIRSVYLDRKNKLWLGTWGGLNVYDPEKDKYTSYLYDRKNPSSLSFNTVTSIYEDYLGNIWVGTYSGGLNRLKPKKNGFIRYNNDALNPGGLSSDMVYCIIEDPENNLWIGTQEGLNLFDRSKQEFKSYSRKDIRDIRIGSDNTLILATFGGICIFDTKTKSFKNYRSPQLSSFPISQVLLDKKSGHIWFSSLGGGMGYLDPRNSEFTIFTEKEGLPTNFVSSLIDTDDGSIWVSTFKGISKFNKATSTFENVGRPHKFPLYQFYPRASTFLPDNRLAFGGSKGLVIFNPDSLLRKRTEPEIILTSLKIDNKEVTAGEASSLLKKSISKTDKLFLKPDQKDFSIDFVALDFNNPGGNQYAYILENYMDEWVPIGNNRTIGFTNLNHGNYILKLKTLGASANVKALAIEIAPPFHATWWFRSLMVLLVLFLLYLYNKYTFISVQQKNALIVQRLKMKNKQDFNQMRLRFFTYISHELRTPLTLISDPLQQLGRFKKDPKQDHLFQLIDTSVARLLRLVDQILDISKLEGDTLSLQVSKQDIAAILEEATNAFREFAIQKGVRLEFIKEMETIEGWVDEDKIEKIVYNLLSNAFKFTPKNGLVSVGLGYSKKSKGHIVIEIKDTGIGIAKEKQHKIFEGFYQVQEAKSLNPNGAGIGLDYVKRLITLHHGSIALESEPEVGSLFSIQLPIERKYYQPKEIKQEEIVKTTLPLRPITVRNAKKTPSPLPVKVHSKSTPKILIVEDDVDIRSYIVSSLSDTFKVIEAPNGEEGLKLALEHAPELIMSDTLMPIMDGLQFCEAIKKNEKTRHIPFLFLSAWTSDEFKLRGLEIGANDYIAKPFDIQIVKARIENIIKNVKRVSEISKVKVNLVPDDTSVDSIDSLFIKKAHSILDENFDNPDFTAEMFKKKMGMSHSALYRKLKQLTGQSSNEFIRSYRLKRAAQIIRQDSGLLIAEICIKSGFNDPKYFSKCFKQEHMLTPSEYAKRYVSESKSNPSSGLP, from the coding sequence ATGTCTAAAAATTTTTATGCTATATGGATTTTATTGTTTTTGACAAGATTCCCTATAGTATTTGCCCAGACCCTTGAAAAGGAATCCGCCCTAGATTTTATCTCTATCACCACGGAAGACGGATTATCACAAAATACCATATACAGCATTCTAAAAGATAGAACGGGATACCTCTGGTTCGGAACCGATGACGGCCTTAGCAGGTACAATAGCTACCATGTGGATATCTTCAAAAAGAGCACCTCCCCTTTAAAAGGCCGTAAGGTCTATGATATGTTGGAAGATACAGAGGGCAATATTTGGTTGGCGACCGACAACGGGCTCAAACGTTACGACCCTTATTTAGAAACGATCATTGAGCATGAATTGACAGGCATTTCCGATAGTCGTCCCCACGTGAATGTCCTCGCATTTGAAAATGATTCCTTAATGTGGCTAGGCACTACCGAAGGACTATTGCTTTATCATCTTAAAAGGGGCATACTCAAAACGTACAAACACGATTCCAATAACAAAACTTCCTTATCGAATTCAGATGTAAGGTCTTTGGCCAAAGACAATGACAATCTTTGGGTGGGAACACAAAATGGCTTGAACTTTCTTGATGTCAAGACCGAAAAGTTCACCAAATACTTTGGAGCCCCAAAAAAGCCGGATTCTTTGTCCGGAAGCCATATAAAATCTTTATCCCTTGATCACCAAGGAGGCCTTTGGATAGGTACGGAGCGGCAAGGTATTTCTTATTTCAACAAACAGAAAGTCCGTTTCGAGAACTTCAATACCAAAAACAGCTTGCTTCCCCATAATGAAATCAGGGACATTTTTTACACTCCCGATGGTCATTTATGGATAGCGACCAATGGAGGCGGGTTAAGCAAAATGGATACCGAAAATAGGTCGTTCACCAATTACCAACACCTTCCGGATCACACTAGTGGCCTGGTTACCAATTCCATTTATTCGGTATACGAAGACAGGGAAGGCGTATTATGGGTAGGCACCTATGCCGGCGGCGTATGTTTCAACAGCGCAAAAAACGACAAGTTCGAGTTGATCAAACATCTCACCTACAATAGCAATAGCATTTCCGACAGTAGGATCCGAAGTGTTTACCTAGACCGTAAGAACAAATTGTGGTTGGGTACTTGGGGAGGCCTCAACGTGTACGACCCCGAAAAAGATAAATACACATCGTACCTCTATGATAGAAAGAATCCTTCATCATTGAGCTTTAATACCGTAACGAGCATTTATGAAGATTACCTCGGTAACATTTGGGTAGGCACCTATTCTGGGGGACTTAACCGTTTAAAACCAAAAAAAAACGGTTTCATCCGTTATAACAACGATGCCTTGAACCCTGGTGGCCTCAGCAGTGACATGGTTTATTGTATCATTGAAGATCCCGAGAACAATCTATGGATAGGCACACAAGAAGGCTTAAACCTCTTCGATAGATCAAAACAAGAATTCAAGAGCTACAGCCGAAAAGATATCAGGGATATAAGAATCGGTAGCGACAACACCTTAATTTTAGCCACTTTCGGCGGCATTTGCATCTTTGACACCAAAACCAAGAGCTTTAAAAACTACCGATCACCCCAGCTGTCGTCCTTTCCGATCAGTCAAGTTCTTCTAGATAAAAAATCGGGCCATATTTGGTTTTCTTCATTAGGCGGCGGTATGGGATACCTCGATCCAAGAAATAGCGAGTTTACCATATTTACCGAAAAAGAGGGCCTACCTACCAATTTTGTCTCTAGCCTTATCGACACTGACGATGGCTCAATTTGGGTCAGTACTTTTAAGGGAATTTCTAAGTTCAACAAGGCTACCTCCACCTTTGAAAATGTAGGGCGGCCACATAAATTTCCATTGTATCAGTTTTATCCGCGCGCATCGACCTTTTTACCCGATAATAGACTCGCCTTTGGCGGATCAAAGGGATTGGTGATTTTCAATCCAGATAGTCTTTTAAGGAAAAGAACGGAGCCCGAAATAATTCTGACTTCCCTAAAAATAGACAATAAGGAAGTTACCGCCGGGGAAGCGTCGTCCCTACTCAAGAAAAGTATCTCTAAAACCGACAAATTATTTTTGAAGCCCGACCAAAAGGATTTCTCCATAGATTTTGTCGCCCTAGACTTCAACAACCCCGGAGGCAACCAGTACGCCTATATATTGGAAAACTATATGGATGAATGGGTTCCTATCGGAAATAACAGAACCATTGGTTTTACCAATCTCAACCACGGCAATTACATTTTAAAGTTAAAGACCCTTGGGGCATCGGCCAACGTAAAGGCCTTAGCTATCGAGATAGCCCCACCGTTTCATGCTACTTGGTGGTTTAGATCCCTAATGGTCTTATTGGTGCTTTTCTTGCTGTATCTCTACAACAAGTATACGTTTATCAGTGTTCAGCAAAAGAACGCCTTGATAGTGCAGCGGTTGAAAATGAAAAACAAACAAGATTTCAATCAAATGCGCTTGCGTTTTTTTACCTATATATCGCATGAGCTACGGACTCCGCTCACCCTTATTTCAGACCCTTTACAGCAACTGGGGCGATTCAAAAAAGACCCCAAACAAGACCATCTATTTCAATTGATTGATACGAGTGTGGCACGATTACTGCGCCTTGTCGATCAAATTCTCGATATCAGTAAACTGGAAGGGGATACTTTAAGCCTTCAAGTGTCTAAGCAAGATATAGCCGCGATTTTAGAAGAAGCCACCAATGCTTTCCGTGAATTTGCCATTCAAAAAGGAGTACGATTAGAGTTCATAAAAGAAATGGAAACAATAGAAGGATGGGTCGACGAAGACAAAATAGAGAAAATCGTATACAACCTATTGTCCAACGCCTTTAAGTTTACTCCTAAAAACGGTTTGGTTTCGGTAGGATTAGGCTATAGCAAGAAGTCTAAAGGCCATATTGTCATTGAAATAAAAGACACCGGTATAGGGATTGCCAAAGAAAAACAACATAAGATTTTCGAAGGTTTCTATCAGGTGCAGGAAGCCAAGTCGCTAAACCCGAACGGGGCAGGTATCGGTCTCGATTATGTGAAACGCCTTATCACCCTTCATCATGGAAGCATTGCTTTGGAAAGCGAGCCTGAGGTCGGCTCCCTGTTTTCCATACAGTTACCCATAGAGCGAAAGTATTATCAACCCAAGGAAATCAAACAAGAAGAAATTGTAAAGACGACTTTGCCCTTGCGTCCGATAACCGTACGGAACGCCAAGAAAACCCCTAGTCCCCTTCCGGTAAAGGTCCACTCCAAAAGCACTCCAAAAATATTGATCGTAGAAGATGATGTCGATATACGGTCGTACATTGTATCATCCCTTTCCGATACGTTCAAGGTCATAGAAGCCCCTAATGGGGAGGAAGGACTTAAATTGGCCCTAGAACACGCCCCAGAGTTGATCATGAGCGACACATTAATGCCGATTATGGATGGCCTACAATTCTGTGAAGCTATAAAAAAGAACGAGAAGACACGTCACATCCCCTTCCTCTTCCTTAGTGCATGGACATCGGATGAGTTTAAATTGAGGGGCTTGGAAATAGGCGCCAATGACTACATTGCCAAACCTTTCGATATTCAGATCGTAAAAGCAAGAATTGAGAACATCATCAAAAATGTCAAAAGAGTATCGGAGATATCCAAAGTAAAGGTAAACCTGGTTCCTGATGACACCTCGGTAGATTCAATCGATTCCCTATTTATCAAGAAGGCCCATTCGATTTTAGATGAAAACTTCGATAATCCGGATTTTACCGCGGAAATGTTCAAAAAGAAAATGGGCATGAGCCACTCTGCCCTGTACCGTAAACTTAAACAACTGACCGGACAGTCATCCAATGAATTTATACGCTCATATCGACTAAAAAGGGCCGCCCAGATCATACGCCAAGATTCTGGTTTGCTCATTGCCGAAATTTGCATTAAAAGTGGCTTCAACGACCCTAAATATTTTAGCAAGTGCTTTAAACAAGAACATATGCTGACCCCTTCGGAATATGCGAAGCGATACGTTTCCGAGAGTAAATCAAACCCTTCTTCCGGTTTGCCCTAA
- a CDS encoding DUF1735 domain-containing protein, whose protein sequence is MKYSYSILTLVLALVFSCEEYEDYVVDTAGYTDVYFPKPELQRSIVSGEGLSIKVGVYLGGLRENKEDHQVKYVIDETLLVDTPYTLMPDDYYSLEGDEITVPKGSFQGLVDVKFDSLKLAQDTLLRDFNYALPFKIVSTSVDSILEGKEQTIIPLKLMNTYEGNFYQVGSLKQFFTATKVLDTVYVYGDDLDGPNTPIRTLSSIMMDTVDLDGIGPRGGDGYHMRLKVDPKDNSVEIIADTASIYQVYPNGKSTWDPVKRKFVLSYKYSDGERDYEVEEKLTFRNRVRDGINEWRWEGFPGN, encoded by the coding sequence ATGAAATATAGCTATTCAATATTGACATTGGTCCTGGCATTGGTTTTCTCTTGTGAAGAGTATGAAGATTATGTTGTAGATACCGCGGGTTACACCGATGTTTATTTTCCTAAGCCCGAATTACAAAGGTCAATTGTGTCCGGAGAGGGATTGTCCATCAAAGTGGGCGTTTACTTGGGCGGCCTAAGGGAAAACAAGGAGGATCATCAAGTAAAGTATGTAATCGATGAGACCTTGTTGGTCGATACCCCTTATACCCTTATGCCTGATGATTATTACAGCTTGGAGGGTGATGAGATTACGGTGCCGAAGGGCTCGTTTCAAGGTTTGGTCGATGTGAAATTCGATTCCTTGAAATTGGCGCAGGATACCTTGCTTAGGGATTTTAATTATGCACTTCCTTTTAAGATCGTTTCAACCTCGGTTGATTCTATTCTAGAAGGTAAGGAACAGACGATCATTCCCTTGAAATTAATGAATACCTACGAAGGTAATTTTTATCAGGTGGGATCTTTGAAGCAATTTTTTACCGCAACAAAAGTACTTGATACGGTATATGTATATGGGGATGATTTAGACGGGCCCAATACACCGATTCGAACCCTTTCCTCTATTATGATGGATACCGTAGACCTTGATGGTATCGGGCCACGAGGGGGAGATGGTTACCATATGCGCTTAAAGGTCGACCCCAAGGATAATTCGGTAGAAATCATTGCCGATACCGCATCGATATATCAAGTTTACCCTAACGGAAAGAGTACTTGGGACCCCGTTAAGCGAAAGTTCGTTTTAAGCTATAAGTACAGCGATGGCGAGAGGGATTATGAGGTCGAGGAAAAACTGACGTTTCGAAATCGCGTAAGGGATGGTATAAACGAATGGAGATGGGAAGGTTTTCCCGGTAACTAG
- a CDS encoding RagB/SusD family nutrient uptake outer membrane protein: protein MKKNILFCFGVALLGISCSNDFTEVVPSNNVSTKEVFTDISRAQSFLNPAYGSVRNSPWISLDAQTHNVVSKSGPSRTAVSGATAESSPVSGEWNSAIGKILHINEFFEKGFNVTYDAFDEEFAEALKKRIRGEAFGLRAYYKWILLKNFAGPSAQDPNTMLGIPIIDEVLTIDNANDIPRSTYMQSYANIQKDLDSALTNIDLLRYAGDGDVDGVRLTSRISGEMIWALRARMALFAASPAFEQISWEEAANTAYDAIAAIDEGAIKDLQPFGNFNNVDNPDHFWRRSFSENGSLESQNFPPSLFGNGDWNPSQNLVEVFPDSLGYPITDPNSIYDPVEPYANRDPRFERFVFHNGENEFRNAFIEVFAGGKDAQGGIRKQATRSGYYLKKFLSDNINLDVEANANKEDYKVYPIFDRGGLYLDFAEAAIEAYGIAGKGGDMVFSAKEVLSVIRKRAGISTDQYLDLAISDLGAYRNLIRNERRIEYAFEGEYYYDVRRWKVSLEELNQPVLGIEVGKEASDKFNYTATEIESRSFEEYMYYNPIPRNEVLKSNTLIQNFGWQ, encoded by the coding sequence ATGAAAAAAAATATACTATTTTGTTTTGGAGTAGCATTGCTGGGCATATCCTGCTCCAATGATTTTACTGAGGTGGTGCCATCTAACAATGTTTCCACTAAAGAAGTGTTTACCGACATTAGCCGGGCCCAAAGCTTTTTAAATCCGGCCTATGGTTCTGTTCGAAATTCACCATGGATATCCTTAGATGCACAGACCCATAATGTCGTGAGTAAAAGCGGTCCTTCGCGTACTGCCGTTTCAGGGGCTACGGCTGAGTCTTCCCCGGTAAGCGGGGAATGGAATTCGGCCATTGGCAAGATTCTTCATATCAACGAATTTTTCGAAAAGGGCTTTAATGTTACCTATGATGCCTTCGATGAAGAGTTCGCTGAAGCTCTAAAGAAGCGGATTAGAGGAGAGGCTTTTGGTCTAAGGGCCTATTACAAGTGGATTCTGCTAAAGAATTTTGCAGGGCCGTCGGCCCAAGACCCCAATACCATGTTGGGAATACCGATTATTGATGAAGTCCTTACCATTGATAATGCCAATGATATACCCCGAAGTACATATATGCAGAGCTATGCCAACATTCAAAAAGATTTGGATAGCGCCCTTACCAACATTGACCTGCTACGTTATGCAGGTGATGGCGATGTAGACGGCGTTCGGCTTACCAGTAGAATTTCGGGAGAAATGATTTGGGCCTTACGTGCTAGAATGGCGCTTTTTGCGGCTAGTCCCGCTTTCGAGCAGATTTCATGGGAAGAGGCGGCAAATACGGCATATGATGCCATTGCGGCAATCGATGAAGGGGCCATAAAAGATTTACAGCCTTTTGGGAACTTTAATAATGTAGATAATCCCGACCATTTTTGGAGACGTAGTTTCAGCGAAAACGGCAGCCTTGAATCCCAAAATTTTCCACCTTCCTTATTCGGAAATGGCGATTGGAACCCTAGTCAAAATTTGGTCGAGGTATTTCCCGACAGCTTGGGGTACCCGATAACGGATCCGAATAGTATTTACGATCCTGTTGAGCCATATGCGAATAGAGACCCTCGTTTTGAACGTTTTGTTTTCCATAATGGGGAAAATGAATTTCGAAATGCCTTTATCGAAGTATTTGCCGGAGGCAAAGATGCGCAGGGAGGTATACGCAAACAAGCGACTCGTTCAGGGTACTATCTAAAAAAGTTTCTTAGTGACAATATCAATCTCGATGTAGAGGCCAATGCCAATAAGGAGGACTATAAAGTTTATCCTATTTTTGATCGTGGCGGACTATATCTCGATTTTGCCGAGGCCGCCATCGAAGCTTATGGTATTGCCGGAAAAGGGGGAGATATGGTGTTTTCGGCCAAAGAGGTGCTATCGGTAATTAGAAAAAGAGCCGGTATATCTACCGATCAATACCTAGACCTTGCAATAAGCGACCTTGGTGCATATCGTAACCTGATACGTAATGAACGACGTATCGAATATGCCTTTGAAGGTGAGTATTATTACGATGTACGCCGTTGGAAAGTTTCCTTAGAAGAATTGAACCAGCCTGTGCTAGGTATAGAGGTCGGTAAAGAAGCTAGCGATAAATTTAACTATACCGCTACCGAAATAGAGTCTAGAAGTTTTGAGGAATATATGTATTACAACCCTATTCCTCGTAATGAAGTTTTAAAATCGAATACCCTTATTCAAAACTTCGGATGGCAATAG
- a CDS encoding SusC/RagA family TonB-linked outer membrane protein translates to MKKLRPIYLVITALLWLSTHKGMAQDTSELFEVSATLLNEAGEVCDKATIVASNSKNRTFTDLNGVFSIRANKEDVLVISALGFERTTVNVTNGELESTSIILKEWGTIDADRKISVAYGDLPFERITGSVERITGDELSDYPTTFVQEALAGRLSGLTSNYGSASPEIENFSNSVRGAGVGEMYLDGIPSNLVLTPGEVDNIVLAKDYGSSFLYGITAAPGAMIVKTKKGLKGDRSIKFKVRRGVRTPTFLPEMMNSQDYAKNYNQALANDGISPIYDQNTIDAYTNKRDTVRNPNQDYHKKFVSDLASYRHITGEFSGGNEITQYFSHLGYYTTDGIESEGDGRKLSRLRLNNNLQIKVSDFVSVDLGIGGSFNKRKAPLMSGDDAFNTMYQYPANALPFKINDSIYARNPEYGTNLLVNLAHGSIIEDTRRDANARLGLNFDLSTVAKGLNFSSLVGLYSYNNLSKRLDPTVDMAEPFFTKTLTGQDTLVLRNYTKGATDTGWAKLGDRVDRNQFIKASFNYDRSFGDHHDLTADLIYTKESKSGSQLGQEEHYRNIGFRANYLMAKKYVFEGNWMNSAVRQLQKKQRRTITYATGVAWLAHKENFLKSSQWLDFLKLRANYGMQGRPVGQFFLEDDQYSGSGAGTFGIVGATSSSGGYRRVFTGADDIVMPKQEYLNVGFDFQMFKHKLNGQINYYNIRNYDELVVPNNLYALLAANDDYLPYINFSDNERKGFDGSISYRKKLGDFRFSIGANAMYNTTYVTKSNSINYPEEARNQMGNQGGRIIGLEADGIFQNQAEIDAAIPSKFGEVKPGDIRYKDYNGDGTIDEKDYHEIGHSPRLSYGLNYGMKYRNWAFSLHGDGVAGGSFNDGLYWSRGTDAYTQELSKSWPATNDLPRLTTLSNSNNYRNSSFWLKDASYFNVRSITLEYTIPQNIIQKSFIKEITFFTSGKNLFVLSSVKDRYMPSPNKGYSQYPVLKSYEVGLEVSF, encoded by the coding sequence ATGAAAAAACTACGACCCATATATCTAGTAATCACTGCTCTGTTGTGGTTAAGCACCCATAAGGGTATGGCTCAAGATACAAGTGAACTATTTGAGGTTTCGGCAACACTATTGAACGAGGCCGGTGAGGTGTGCGATAAAGCGACAATAGTGGCTTCCAACTCAAAAAATAGAACATTTACCGACCTAAATGGCGTTTTTAGCATACGTGCGAACAAGGAAGATGTACTGGTTATTTCGGCTTTAGGGTTCGAAAGGACTACAGTGAACGTAACGAACGGTGAACTCGAAAGTACTTCGATCATTCTTAAGGAATGGGGCACTATTGATGCAGACCGAAAAATTAGTGTGGCTTATGGAGATTTGCCCTTCGAACGGATCACGGGTTCCGTTGAACGCATTACGGGAGACGAGTTAAGCGATTATCCTACCACATTTGTACAAGAGGCTTTGGCGGGAAGGTTATCAGGACTCACTTCCAATTATGGATCGGCTTCACCTGAAATAGAAAATTTCAGCAATAGCGTTCGCGGTGCCGGTGTTGGTGAGATGTATTTGGATGGAATACCGTCAAACCTGGTATTGACCCCGGGAGAGGTTGACAATATCGTATTGGCCAAGGATTATGGAAGCTCGTTCCTGTACGGAATTACCGCGGCGCCAGGGGCCATGATCGTAAAGACAAAGAAAGGTTTGAAGGGTGATCGCTCTATTAAGTTTAAAGTGCGTAGAGGGGTACGGACACCGACGTTTCTTCCTGAAATGATGAACTCCCAAGATTATGCGAAAAATTATAACCAAGCTTTGGCGAACGACGGTATATCTCCCATATACGATCAAAATACAATAGATGCATATACCAACAAGAGAGATACCGTAAGAAATCCCAACCAAGATTACCACAAGAAATTTGTCAGCGATTTGGCGAGCTACCGACATATTACGGGAGAATTTTCGGGAGGAAACGAAATCACCCAGTATTTCTCACATTTGGGGTATTATACTACCGATGGGATTGAAAGCGAAGGCGATGGAAGAAAGTTGTCGAGACTACGCCTGAACAACAACCTTCAGATAAAGGTGAGCGACTTTGTTTCGGTGGATCTTGGAATAGGGGGGAGCTTCAACAAAAGAAAGGCGCCCCTTATGAGTGGCGACGATGCCTTCAATACAATGTATCAATATCCCGCCAACGCCTTGCCGTTTAAGATCAATGATTCTATTTATGCAAGAAACCCCGAGTATGGAACCAACTTGTTGGTCAATCTGGCACATGGGTCCATTATAGAAGATACCAGAAGGGACGCCAATGCCAGGCTGGGTTTGAACTTTGATTTGTCGACCGTGGCCAAGGGGTTGAATTTTAGTAGCCTGGTAGGGCTTTACAGCTATAACAATCTCTCAAAAAGGTTAGACCCAACGGTCGATATGGCCGAACCTTTTTTTACAAAAACACTCACAGGACAAGACACTTTGGTTTTAAGAAATTATACCAAGGGAGCTACCGATACAGGATGGGCCAAATTAGGAGATCGGGTCGACCGAAACCAATTCATAAAGGCGTCCTTCAATTACGATAGAAGTTTTGGAGACCACCATGACCTGACCGCCGATTTGATTTATACCAAGGAAAGCAAAAGCGGCAGCCAATTAGGGCAGGAAGAACACTATAGGAATATTGGTTTTAGGGCCAATTATTTAATGGCTAAAAAATATGTGTTCGAAGGAAATTGGATGAACTCGGCGGTACGACAACTTCAAAAAAAGCAACGCCGTACGATTACCTATGCCACGGGTGTAGCCTGGTTGGCCCACAAGGAAAACTTCTTGAAGAGTTCACAATGGTTGGATTTTCTTAAGCTAAGGGCGAATTACGGTATGCAAGGGCGTCCTGTTGGCCAGTTTTTTCTTGAAGATGATCAATACAGCGGATCAGGTGCCGGTACCTTCGGTATCGTTGGGGCCACCTCTTCATCTGGGGGATATCGTCGCGTATTTACGGGAGCCGATGACATTGTAATGCCGAAACAGGAATACCTTAACGTAGGTTTCGATTTTCAGATGTTCAAGCATAAGTTGAACGGACAGATCAATTATTATAACATACGTAACTACGACGAGTTGGTGGTTCCGAACAATCTATACGCCCTATTGGCGGCAAATGACGATTACCTGCCCTATATTAACTTTTCCGACAATGAGAGAAAAGGCTTCGATGGAAGTATAAGCTATCGAAAGAAACTTGGCGATTTTCGCTTCTCCATCGGTGCAAATGCCATGTACAACACCACATATGTAACCAAATCAAACTCCATTAATTATCCTGAAGAAGCAAGAAATCAAATGGGCAATCAAGGAGGTCGTATCATTGGTTTGGAGGCCGACGGAATTTTTCAGAATCAAGCGGAAATAGATGCTGCCATACCTTCAAAATTCGGAGAGGTAAAACCGGGGGATATCCGATATAAAGATTACAACGGAGACGGTACCATAGATGAGAAAGACTACCATGAAATAGGGCATTCCCCAAGATTATCCTATGGTTTAAACTATGGTATGAAATATAGAAACTGGGCCTTTAGCCTGCACGGCGATGGCGTGGCCGGTGGTAGCTTCAACGACGGGCTCTATTGGAGTAGGGGCACGGACGCCTATACTCAAGAATTGTCGAAAAGCTGGCCGGCTACCAATGATTTGCCAAGGTTGACCACACTGTCTAACAGTAACAACTACAGGAATTCTTCATTTTGGTTGAAAGACGCCTCGTATTTCAATGTCAGGAGTATTACGTTGGAGTATACGATTCCACAAAATATAATTCAAAAATCGTTTATCAAGGAAATTACGTTTTTCACTTCGGGCAAAAACCTCTTTGTCTTATCATCGGTTAAAGACCGCTATATGCCAAGTCCTAATAAAGGTTATTCACAATACCCGGTATTGAAATCGTATGAAGTGGGGTTAGAAGTATCCTTTTAA